A region of Cataglyphis hispanica isolate Lineage 1 chromosome 8, ULB_Chis1_1.0, whole genome shotgun sequence DNA encodes the following proteins:
- the LOC126851585 gene encoding transmembrane protein 234 homolog isoform X2, with amino-acid sequence MAVTVDSILYLCLVAILWGVTNPFIKKGAQGLENVKATSFYQQFIKEIMFLVTNLKYLLPFILNQFGSVLYFLTLQSTDISLAVPVSNSLTFMFTAITGWFLGEEKVHKNTYLGMIFILCGTALCCWDKLNKTVKL; translated from the exons ATGGCAGTTACTGTAG AttctatcttatatttatgtctCGTGGCGATTCTTTGGGGAGTAACTAATCCATTTATAAAGAAAGGTGCGCAAGGTCTGGAGAATGTCAAAGCCACCTCCTTTTATCAGCAATTTATCAAGGAAATCATGTTTCTTGTTACCAATTTAAAG TATCTTCTGCCATTCATCCTTAACCAGTTCGGCTCGGTGCTGTATTTTCTTACTCTGCAAAGTACCGATATATCTCTGGCTGTGCCAGTTTCAAATTCCCTTACCTTTATGTTCACCGCAATTACAGGCTGGTTTTTGGGCGAGGAAAAGGTACACAAAA ATACCTATTTAGGAATGATATTTATCCTATGCGGAACAGCATTGTGCTGTTgggataaattgaataaaactgTGAAATTGTGA